One Thiocapsa sp. genomic window, AACGCGGTCGCCTACGCGACCGGCGAGGTGCAGACGCGGGAAATGGTCGTCAGCGGCCTCGTCATCGGTGGCTTCGGTGCGCTCCTGCTGGCGCTCGTGATGCCGACGGTTTGGGGAGCCTTGGGCCTGCTATGACCGAGATCGGTAAACCCGCGGGAGAGGAGGGGCGCGGAACGGGTCATCGGATGGACGACCTGTTTGTCCTGATCGTGGCGCCCGAGCCCTTGGCCGCCACGATCGCGGAGGAGGTGGCCCGCGGGTTGACCGGCATCGCGCAGGTGGCCTGCGCAGCGGATGCCGCGGAGGCCTGCGCCTTGGTGGCCGCTCATCCCGAGAGGGTCGTGCCGCTGGTCCTGATGACGGCCACGGCCGAGTCGCCCGAGTCAACAGACACGCGGATCGCGCTGCTCGACGAGCAGGCGGTCCTGAGCCGGGCCAGTGTCCTCCTCCTGACCGATCGAGCGCTTCACGATGATCTGTCCCGGTCGATCGACCGCGACCGACTGCATGCCGTGATGACCTACCCCTGGTCGCCCGGCATCCTTGCCTGGCACGCGCGGGCTCAAACGGTGCGCTGGCTGAGCATGCACCGACCGACCGACCCGCGCACCCGTGCGCTCGTGGCGGCCGACGGTCGTCCGGTCGCGCAGCCCGAGAGCGACCTGCTGCGTCTGCTCGAGCTCGACACCCACGAGGTGACGACCCAACTGCTCGCCGGGGTCGAGCGCGTTCTGGGTCCGCGTCCGCGTTTGCTCCTGCCGGCCGGGACACGTCTGATCCACGAGGGCGTCGACGTGGACGCCGTTCTCGTCGTCCTGCGCGGTCGGGTCGCCCTCGACCACGCCTCGCCGACCGGGGATCTGCGGCTCCACCACGACTCCACCGGATCGGTCGTCGGCCTGCTGTCGTTGGCCCAGCAGGAACGCGCCTTTTTCACCGCGCGCGCGACCACCGAGGTCGAGGTCGTGCATCTGTCCTTCGAGCAGCTCGATCGTGCGCTGGCGGTGGACGCCTCGCTCGGCGCGGCGATGGCCGCGGTCTCCATCCGCGCCCTGGCCAAACGGCTGCGACGCGCCGATCAGCTTCAAGTCGAGAAGACCCAGCTCAACCATGTCCTGGAGCGCGAGCGGCAACAGCTCTCCGAGGCGCTGCACTTGCTCGAGCAGGCCCGCTTGGATCTGGTCGAGCAGGCGCGCTACGCCACGCTCGGCGAGATGGCGGCCGGGATCGCCCACGAGCTCAACAATCCGGTCGCGGCCATGCTGCGTGCGACCACCTATGTCGGCGAGGACCTGGAGCGCGTGCTCGCGAGCCATCCGCAAGGCCGCCTTGCGAGCGAGATCTTTGCGGCCGAGCGCGACCGCGCGCCGCGCAGCACGCGCGAGGAGCGCGCGGCGCGGCGACGCCTCGAAGCGGTCCTCGGCGATGTCGGGCTGGCGCAACGTCTGTTCGATGCCGGGATCGAAGACCCCGACCGGGCGCGCGCGCTCGCCGCCGATCCGCCGAGTCTCGATCTGGTGGAAGCGGTTGCCGGCATCGGCTCGGCGGTGCGTAACCTCGAGGTTGCCTCCCGACGGATGTGCGAACTGGTGACAAGCCTGCGCGCCTACGCCCGTCCCAAGGGCGAGCCGGTCGTCGGTGTCGATCTGCATGCCGGTCTCGAAGACACGCTGCGTCTCATGGCGCACCGGCTGCGCGATGTCGAGATCGAGCGCCGCTACGGCGATCTGCCCCCGATTCGCTGCCACCCCGGCGAGCTCGAGCAGCTTTGGACCAACCTCTTGGTCAATGCGCGCGACGCACTCGGCGACGGACCCGAGGGAAGCGGGCGCATCGTATTGATCACGGATGCGCCGGACACGGGGCATGTGCGTGTGCAGATTCGCGACAACGGACGCGGGATCGATCCGGACATCCTGCCGCGGGTCTTCGAGCCCCGCTTTACCACCAAGCAGGGTGCCGTGCGCTACGGGCTCGGGCTCGGGCTCGCCATCGCGCGGCGGATCGTGGATGCTCACGGCGGGGCGATCGCGCTGAGCTCGCGGCCCGGCTGCACACGGGTGAGCGTGACCCTGCCGGTGGCCGGCCCGCCGAACGACGAGGACATCGAGACATGAAGCTGGCACTGTTGATCTTGGAGGACGAGCGCCCGGTCCGCGAGGCGCTCAGACGCGACCTAGCGCTGTTCGCGCGTCATGTGCGCATCGAGGAGGCCGAGGACGTGCCGACCGCGCTGGAGGTGATCGAGGAGATCGACGCGGCAGGCGATCGGCTCGCGCTCGTGATGGCCGATCACCGCCTGCCCGGAATCAGCGGCGTCGATTTTCTGATCGGCCTCGCGGCCGACGATCGCGCCGCGGCCGCACGCAAGATCCTGGTGACGGGCCAGGCCGATCAGGACGACACCATCCGCGCCATCAACGAGGCCGGACTCGACCGCTACGTCGCCAAACCCTGGCAGGCGGATGCCCTGTGCGACATGGTTCGCGACCAACTCACCGAGTTTGTCGTCGCGGCGGGTGTGGATCCCTTGCCTCACCTCGCCGTCTTGGATGCCGAGCGCGCACTCTCGATCGTGCGGGAGCGCGGGGATCTTTGAGCGGGAATCTTCCGGGACGCGGAGGCTTGCACGGCTCCGCACCTGGATCGTTCAGCTCTCGGGGACCTTCTGTCGGAGCGATCAGGCGTCTACGACTTGAACAGGTTCCTGAAATGAAATCCCATGATTGTTTAGGGTGAAATGTACCCTCGAAGCGTCCCCATGAAATTTTATTCATTTCTTATTTGATTGATTCTAAAATATAAATGTCATCATCAGCGCTGACGATGAACATCATCGGAACATACGATCTTGATTTTGAACGTGTCTGTCTTGCCGAATTCGCGAACATCTCCTAGAGTCTGGTGAACTTTTGTCGCGGTCCGGCCTCCAAAACCCCGCCGAAAGTGCTGGCAAAATCCCGAGCGTACTGCTAGGGTATTTACCAAAGTAACTAACTCAGGTATTGGATCATGGCCAAAGACTTCGCTCTCATGCCGACGGGTACCATCGACTCCTACATCAGCGGCGCCTACCAGATTCCGGTCCTGACCCCGGAAGAGGAGAAGTCGCTCGCGATCCAGCTGCGCGACCACGGCGACATGGAAGCAGCCAAGCGGCTCGTCACCTCGCATCTTCGCTTCGTCATCCGCATCGCTCGGGGTTATCTCGGGTATGGTTTGCCACTTCCGGATCTGATCCAAGAAGGCACCGTGGGGTTGATGAAGGCGGTTCGTCGATTCGAGCCCGACATGGGCGTGCGTCTCGTCTCCTTCGCCGTGCACTGGATCCGGGCGGAGATCCACGAGTACATCCTGCGCAACTGGCGGATCGTGAAGGTCGCGACGACCAAGGCTCAACGTAAACTCTTCTTCAACCTGCGCAGCGCGAAGAAGCGTCTGGGCTGGTTTACGAAGGCGGAAGTCGATGCGGTTGCGGCCGATCTGGGCGTGAAGCCCGAGACCGTCCTGCAGATGGAATCTCGGCTGGCCAATCAGGATCTGTCGTTCGACGGTTTGGAGGACGACGACGACGACTCGCCCTCCGCGCCCTCGACCTACCTGCCCGATGTGCGGATGGAGCCCGCTAAGCTGCTCGAGCGCCAGGACACCGAGCGCGATCAACATCAACGCCTCTATTCCGCGCTCAAAGGTCTGGACGAGCGCAGCAAGACGATCCTGCGCGAGCGCTGGCTGTCGGAGAAGAAGCAGACGCTTCATGAGCTTGCCGAGCAGTTCGGTGTGTCCGCCGAGCGCATTCGCCAGATCGAGAAGAATGCGATGAAGAAACTGAGGCTCCAGCTCGAGGTGTAAGATGGTCCGCAAGTCGAGGTCGCAGCTCGCTTCCGCGAGCGCGGCCTCGGCCCCTCGACCCGAAGAAGGTCTGCCGACCACTTCCGCACCCGCACCTGCGCATACCTGATCCAAGACGGTGGCCACCCCAACGGTGTCTGCCGTTTTTTTTGTTTAGGAACGATTCAAAAACAACCGAAACACGTAGGATGGGTAGAGCGAAGCGAAACCCATCCAGCCCGCTCCAAGCGCATCGGACCGAAGCCCGGCAACGCGGCGGTTTGGAGGATGGGTTTCGCTGACGCTCTACCCATCCTACGGTTTCATCAAGGCGTTCACCTTGTTTCTGAATCGTCACTTAGACGATTTCCGACAACGAATAGCTTTCGAGCACTTTTTTAGGTTACGGCTCTGCCGGTAGATCCTTTTCCGGAATTCACCTTATGACGAAAGCACCCGACATCTTTTCCCATCGCAAGCATTGGGCCCACAAGCTGGGGACCGCCCCGGAGCTGCCCATGTCACGCGCCGAGATGGATCTGCTTGGCTGGAACAGCTGCGACATCGTGATCCTGACGGGGGATGCCTACGTGGATCATCCCTCGTTCGGAATGGCGATCATCGGTCGGCTGCTCGAGGCGCAGGGCTTTCGTGTCGGCATCATCGCCCAGCCGGACTGGACCTCGGTCGAGGATTTCCGACGCCTCGGACAGCCGAACCTTTTTTTCGGGATCACCGCCGGAAACATGGACTCGATGGTGAATCGCTACACCGCCGATCGACGTTTGCGCTCGGACGATGCCTACACGCCTGACGGTGCCGCGGGCCGCCGCCCCGATCGTTCGGTGACCGTCTATGCACAGCGTGCGCGCGAGGCCTTCAAGGGCGTGCCCATCGTGATCGGGGGGATCGAGGCGAGCCTGCGCCGCATTGCCCACTATGATCACTGGTCCGAGCAGGTCCGTCGCTCCGTCCTGGTGGATGCGAAGGCCGACCTCCTGATCTACGGCAACGCCGAGCGCGCACTGGTCGAGCTTGCGCACCGCCTGGCGCGCGGCGAGCCGATCGAGCAGATCCGCGATCTGCGCGGGACCGCCTTCAAGACCCGCGGCCGACCGGATGACTGGGCCGAGATCGATTCGAGCGGACTCGATCGACCGGGGCGGGTGGATCCGCATCCGGATCCTTACGCGGTCGCCTCGAAAGAGTCCGACGCAAGCGACTCCCCCGCGACCCCCGACGGGGCGCAGGTCATCCGGTTTCAGGCGCGACCGCAACGCACGGATCGGACCCGCACGGTGGTGCGCCTGCCCTCGTTCGCGCAGGTCCGCGACGACCCGGTGCTCTACGCCCATGCCTCGCGGGTCTTCCATCTGGAGACCAATCCCGGAAACGCCTGTGCGATAGTCCAGGCCCACGGCGATCGGGATGTCTGGCTCAATCCGCCGCCGATCCCGCTGACCACCGCGGAGCTCGACCGGGTCTACGAGCTGCCTTACAGCCGTCGCCCGCATCCGAGCTACGGCGAGGCGCGGATCCCGGCCTGGGAGATGATCCGCTTCTCGGTCAACATCATGCGCGGCTGCTTCGGCGGCTGTACCTTCTGCTCGATCACCGAGCACGAGGGTCGCATCATCCAGAGCCGCTCGGAGGAGTCCATCCTGCGCGAGCTCGAGGAGATCCGCGACCGTACCCCGGGATTCACGGGCACCATCTCGGATCTCGGCGGACCGACCGCCAACATGTACCGACTCGCCTGCAAGGATCCGCGCATCGAGTCGTCCTGTCGGCGTCCGTCCTGTGTCTACCCGGACGTCTGTCCAAACCTCAACACCGATCACGCACCCCTGATCCGGCTGTATCGCCGTGCACGTGCCATCCCCGGCATCAAGCGGGTGCTGATTGCCTCCGGGTTGCGCTACGACCTGGCGGTGCGCTCGCCCGAGTACATCCGCGAGCTGGTCACGCACCATGTCGGCGGTTATCTCAAGATCGCTCCGGAGCATACCGAGGCCGGGCCGCTCAGCAAGATGATGAAGCCCGGCATCGGGACCTACGACCTCTTCAAGGAGCTGTTCGACCGCTATTCGCGCGAGGCAGGCAAGGAGCAGTATCTCATTCCCTATTTCATCGCCGCCCATCCGGGCACCAGCGATGACGATATGCTGAATCTGGCGCTCTGGCTCAAGCGCAACGGCTTCCGCCCCGACCAGGTCCAAGGTTTCCTACCGACACCGATGGCGACCGCCTCGGCCATGTATTACTCGGGTCGGAACCCGTTGAAAAAGGTCACGCGTGATTCTGAGCGGGTTCCCGTGGTGCGCAAACAGCGCCAGCGGCGTCTGCACAAGGCATTCCTGCGCTACCACGATCCGGAGAATTGGCCGCTGCTGCGTGAGGCACTCAAGGAGATGGGCCGTTCCGATCTGATCGGCAACGGCAAGCGTCACCTGGTGCCGTCCTTTCAACCCGCCGGCACGGGGCTGTCGCCGGAAGGGCGCCGCAGCGCCGGTCGCCCCGGTCGCTCGGCCGTGCGACCGGGCCGACCGGGCCGACCGGCAAAGACTCAACCGTAAAAGATATCCCGATAGGCCGTATAGATCGCGATGGTCAGGACGGGCACGACAACCAGCAGTCCGAGCATCAGGGGCAGGGAGCCGAGGATCACCAGCACCATCGCGACCAGCCCGTAGATCAGGAAGGGCAGGATGTTCTTCAGGCAGCCGGAGAAGCTCAGCCTGAACGCCTTGAGCACCGGGACCTCATCGAGTGCCACCAGGCTCGGGGCGAAAAACATGGCCATCGCGAGCGGGATGCCGAGCAGCATCGCTACGAGCACCGGCAGAAGGATCATCGGGTTGGCGAAGACGATGCCGATGTCGTTCGGGTCCATCGTCGATAGATCCATCGTGCTTCCCATGGACGCGAATACCGCGGCGAACAGCAGCCCCGCGACGATCACGATGCCGAACGCAAGCAGCAGATAGACGAGACCGACCAAGGCGAGCGGTCCCGGGCTCTGCGACACACCCGCAAAGAGGTGACTGATCTCGAAGCGACCCTCCCGAGACTGGCGGTGCGCGCCGATCACGAGTCCCGCGCTCAGCATCGGCGTGAGGATGGTCACGGCCAAACCGCCAACCCAGGGCACGATGCTGAGCAGGATCAGGATGATGTAAAACAGGACCACTGCACCGATCCAGGCGCCCGGCTGCGCCTTGAACAGCTGCCACGCCTCGGTGATCCACAGCCAACCGTGTCCGACGGGCCGCGATTGAGGTGCCTGCAGCGCGTCCTCCTCGGGCTCGGCGCGAGGCGGTGTCAAATCGGCTCGCGGCGGTGCATAGGGGTTGTCGACCCGGTTTGGCGGGCGCGGCGGACGCATCCCGCGGTTGGCAAGGTAGCGCTCCACGACCACTCCGCAGGCCTGGCAGATGCCGGTGAGCTCCGAGACGGCGTCGGCACCGCACTTCGGACAGCGTGTCGGATCATCTTCGGAACCATTTTCGAGTCGTGCGTCGTCCTGTCGGGTGTTGTCGGACCCGGGCGATGTGTCGGCGCCGAACTGCTGCGGTGTCGGTTGGGCAGGCGCGGCGTCCGTTCGGTTGCCGGCGGGTGCCGGTGCGGTTTTCGTCGTGGATTCGGGCTCGATGGTCACCTTCACGCCGATGGTGCTCAGGGCGTCCCGGTAGCGCTGCGCCTCCCCGCTCGTCAAGCTGTGCTTCAAGACTCGGCCGGGGCCGCCGAGGATCAGATCCCGCGCGGTGTCTTCCTGAAGCTTGAACTTGGCCGCCAACCGCGGCACCACGTCCTGCAATGCATGACCGGGCATGAGCTCGCCGGCGTAGAGGATCCGATAGCGTCCTTCCATCGCGGTTCTCCTGAGAAAGGCAGTGATACGGGAGCGGCTCGGTCAAACGATGTCCAACAGCATCGCATACCCTGCCGGGCGCGGTTTAAGCGGTCAGGCGCCTCAGCCAAGCGAGTATGCCGGGCTCGGCTGCCCAGACGTCGCGCATCGCCTCGCGGTACATCCACGCCTGGTCGTCGCCGCCGGGGATGGTGTCGGGCGGGGCGAACCGCGGACGTTTGATGCGTTTACGGGTCAAATAGTGCGGGATTCTCGGCAAGCGGTTCACTGCGGTCGTCAGCACCAGGCGTGCCCTGTCCTGCCGTCCCAGGCGGTAGAGTGCCAGCACCTCGCCGTAGGCGAGATCCGCCAGTCCATCGTTCGGGAAGCGTCTGGCCAACGCCAGCGCCAGCTCGTCCTGGCCGTCGCGCAGATAGTGATTCATGAGCTCCGCGCGCACGCCGTGGTTATCCCGAGGGTTGAGCCGCAGCAGGCTCTCGAGCGTTCGTGCCGCACCGTTCGGCTCGTCTTCGTCGATCTGGCAGAGATACTGTCTGAAAATCAGCCGCAACGCCGGGCGATTGGGGGGCGCAGACCAGGGAATATGTTGGGGAGCGTCCTCGGGCAGCACCTGATCCAGAATGCTCCGCGCGCGCTCGAGCAGCGGACGCAGCAGGAGATGGGAGATCCACGGCAAAGCGCTCTCGGGATGCAGGTAAAGGGCGGTCGCGAGATCGTCGAGCACCTCCAGACTGTCGGCGAGTGCGGGGTTCGCCTGCAGGTGATCGAGCCAGTCGGGGGTCGACCAGAGATCGACGTCCTCCTCGGGAACAAGGCGAGTCGAATCGGGTTTTGCCCACGGAAAGACCGCTTTCCACTCCGTTTCAAGTTGGCGCACCGCCGCCGGGGCGCGCAGCCGTGTCGGGTTGGGGCCGTATCGCGAGAGGCCGAGTTCCCTGTCGTCGTCGGCGCCGTCCGGTACCGGGGCATCGAGATCGTCGAACAGCGCGAGCTGACCCGGGAGCCACCCGGGTGCATGAATATTCAGCGGCTCCAAGCGATAATCGGGCAACGGACGGGCCTGAATCAGGGTGATCCAGTCGTGAAGATCGAGCAAGACCGGATCCAGCGCATCCGAATGGCTGTCCACGAGCGCTTGTTGCGGATCCTCGACGGCATGGTTGAGAAAATCCAAGACACCGGGATGGGTGAACCCGACCTGACGAAATCGGAAGAGCCAGAAGCGGGCGCGCTCGCGGGCGATCCAATCCTTGTGCTGGGCTGCAAGGAGCGTGATCTCGAGGATCGCCGTGCCGGGGTTATCCGGGTCGCTTCGCAATGCGTCGGTGAACGCCGCATCGGCCGTCGCGAAATCGCCGTCGTCGATCGCCATGGTGCAGCGCCGTTGCCAGGCGGCGGCCTGCAAGGGCCGGCTGCCCTCGGCGCAGATCCGCGCGAGGAACGTCTCCTTCTTGCGCCGATGACCGAGGCGATCGTAGGCATCGCACAGGATGTCGATCGACGGCTCGAATTCACCGTCCAGATCCTCGAGCGATCCCGCAAACAGGGGTTCCAAAAGCGCCGCCGCGCGCTTCGGCCGATCCTGCGTGAGCCAGCGATCGGCGATGCGGGCAAGGAGTGGCTCGGGAACCGCGTGCAGGTCGAGCGCCTCGCGTAGCCCGTGCTCGGGCAACTCGTCGAGCAGGATCTCCCAGACCAGGTCGCTCGACAGCTCCGGCACCTCGTCGATGGCGCCGCAGCACTCGCCGTAAGGGCTCCCCGAGCCGCAGGAGCAGGGCTCCTCGGGCGGGTGAGGCGTCATCAATCGGGTCTGGAAGGCGTAGCTCGGTTGCGGGGTCGCGTTCCAGATCGCCGTTCCGAGGAGATTGGCGAGACGTCGCCGCTCGACCTCGTCGAGATCGCCCCCGGACAACCCGAGCATCTCCGGGAGATGAGCGCGCGCCCAGTCGAGGAAGCTGTCGGGATCCGGGGCAAGCAGGATCTGTCGCACTGAACGCTGAATCACCTCTTCGAAGCGTTCGGTATCGGCCATGTCGTGGTCCAGCATCGCGATCTCCTCCGTCGGATGGAGGCAGTTTGGGGATGCGCCCGCCGGGGCTGAAGCGGTCTCGCGGCGGATCCTGCATCCTTTGATTGTAAACCCTCTCGGGAGGGCTGTGTCGATGACCTGAAACAGTTGAACCTAAACCGCGTCCCGAGCGAGATGCTCATTTTCGAGTGAGCTCGACGTTTGGTGGATCCACGGCCCTTAGCGGGGACGCGGTTTAGATCCCGGCTCCGAAATACCCATCCGCCCCGAGTATAGTTGCGGCATGTCCTTTCCCGATCACCCCCATGACTGAGCACAAGGTCAGAATCTTCGTCTCCTCGCCGTCCGATCTGGAGCATGAACGTGCACTGATCAAGGATGTGATCGAGGCGTTGGCCCAGGAATATCTCCCCT contains:
- a CDS encoding SEC-C domain-containing protein; the protein is MLDHDMADTERFEEVIQRSVRQILLAPDPDSFLDWARAHLPEMLGLSGGDLDEVERRRLANLLGTAIWNATPQPSYAFQTRLMTPHPPEEPCSCGSGSPYGECCGAIDEVPELSSDLVWEILLDELPEHGLREALDLHAVPEPLLARIADRWLTQDRPKRAAALLEPLFAGSLEDLDGEFEPSIDILCDAYDRLGHRRKKETFLARICAEGSRPLQAAAWQRRCTMAIDDGDFATADAAFTDALRSDPDNPGTAILEITLLAAQHKDWIARERARFWLFRFRQVGFTHPGVLDFLNHAVEDPQQALVDSHSDALDPVLLDLHDWITLIQARPLPDYRLEPLNIHAPGWLPGQLALFDDLDAPVPDGADDDRELGLSRYGPNPTRLRAPAAVRQLETEWKAVFPWAKPDSTRLVPEEDVDLWSTPDWLDHLQANPALADSLEVLDDLATALYLHPESALPWISHLLLRPLLERARSILDQVLPEDAPQHIPWSAPPNRPALRLIFRQYLCQIDEDEPNGAARTLESLLRLNPRDNHGVRAELMNHYLRDGQDELALALARRFPNDGLADLAYGEVLALYRLGRQDRARLVLTTAVNRLPRIPHYLTRKRIKRPRFAPPDTIPGGDDQAWMYREAMRDVWAAEPGILAWLRRLTA
- a CDS encoding ATP-binding protein; this translates as MTEIGKPAGEEGRGTGHRMDDLFVLIVAPEPLAATIAEEVARGLTGIAQVACAADAAEACALVAAHPERVVPLVLMTATAESPESTDTRIALLDEQAVLSRASVLLLTDRALHDDLSRSIDRDRLHAVMTYPWSPGILAWHARAQTVRWLSMHRPTDPRTRALVAADGRPVAQPESDLLRLLELDTHEVTTQLLAGVERVLGPRPRLLLPAGTRLIHEGVDVDAVLVVLRGRVALDHASPTGDLRLHHDSTGSVVGLLSLAQQERAFFTARATTEVEVVHLSFEQLDRALAVDASLGAAMAAVSIRALAKRLRRADQLQVEKTQLNHVLERERQQLSEALHLLEQARLDLVEQARYATLGEMAAGIAHELNNPVAAMLRATTYVGEDLERVLASHPQGRLASEIFAAERDRAPRSTREERAARRRLEAVLGDVGLAQRLFDAGIEDPDRARALAADPPSLDLVEAVAGIGSAVRNLEVASRRMCELVTSLRAYARPKGEPVVGVDLHAGLEDTLRLMAHRLRDVEIERRYGDLPPIRCHPGELEQLWTNLLVNARDALGDGPEGSGRIVLITDAPDTGHVRVQIRDNGRGIDPDILPRVFEPRFTTKQGAVRYGLGLGLAIARRIVDAHGGAIALSSRPGCTRVSVTLPVAGPPNDEDIET
- a CDS encoding response regulator; the encoded protein is MKLALLILEDERPVREALRRDLALFARHVRIEEAEDVPTALEVIEEIDAAGDRLALVMADHRLPGISGVDFLIGLAADDRAAAARKILVTGQADQDDTIRAINEAGLDRYVAKPWQADALCDMVRDQLTEFVVAAGVDPLPHLAVLDAERALSIVRERGDL
- the rpoH gene encoding RNA polymerase sigma factor RpoH, with amino-acid sequence MAKDFALMPTGTIDSYISGAYQIPVLTPEEEKSLAIQLRDHGDMEAAKRLVTSHLRFVIRIARGYLGYGLPLPDLIQEGTVGLMKAVRRFEPDMGVRLVSFAVHWIRAEIHEYILRNWRIVKVATTKAQRKLFFNLRSAKKRLGWFTKAEVDAVAADLGVKPETVLQMESRLANQDLSFDGLEDDDDDSPSAPSTYLPDVRMEPAKLLERQDTERDQHQRLYSALKGLDERSKTILRERWLSEKKQTLHELAEQFGVSAERIRQIEKNAMKKLRLQLEV
- a CDS encoding YgiQ family radical SAM protein; amino-acid sequence: MTKAPDIFSHRKHWAHKLGTAPELPMSRAEMDLLGWNSCDIVILTGDAYVDHPSFGMAIIGRLLEAQGFRVGIIAQPDWTSVEDFRRLGQPNLFFGITAGNMDSMVNRYTADRRLRSDDAYTPDGAAGRRPDRSVTVYAQRAREAFKGVPIVIGGIEASLRRIAHYDHWSEQVRRSVLVDAKADLLIYGNAERALVELAHRLARGEPIEQIRDLRGTAFKTRGRPDDWAEIDSSGLDRPGRVDPHPDPYAVASKESDASDSPATPDGAQVIRFQARPQRTDRTRTVVRLPSFAQVRDDPVLYAHASRVFHLETNPGNACAIVQAHGDRDVWLNPPPIPLTTAELDRVYELPYSRRPHPSYGEARIPAWEMIRFSVNIMRGCFGGCTFCSITEHEGRIIQSRSEESILRELEEIRDRTPGFTGTISDLGGPTANMYRLACKDPRIESSCRRPSCVYPDVCPNLNTDHAPLIRLYRRARAIPGIKRVLIASGLRYDLAVRSPEYIRELVTHHVGGYLKIAPEHTEAGPLSKMMKPGIGTYDLFKELFDRYSREAGKEQYLIPYFIAAHPGTSDDDMLNLALWLKRNGFRPDQVQGFLPTPMATASAMYYSGRNPLKKVTRDSERVPVVRKQRQRRLHKAFLRYHDPENWPLLREALKEMGRSDLIGNGKRHLVPSFQPAGTGLSPEGRRSAGRPGRSAVRPGRPGRPAKTQP
- a CDS encoding BPSS1780 family membrane protein; this encodes MEGRYRILYAGELMPGHALQDVVPRLAAKFKLQEDTARDLILGGPGRVLKHSLTSGEAQRYRDALSTIGVKVTIEPESTTKTAPAPAGNRTDAAPAQPTPQQFGADTSPGSDNTRQDDARLENGSEDDPTRCPKCGADAVSELTGICQACGVVVERYLANRGMRPPRPPNRVDNPYAPPRADLTPPRAEPEEDALQAPQSRPVGHGWLWITEAWQLFKAQPGAWIGAVVLFYIILILLSIVPWVGGLAVTILTPMLSAGLVIGAHRQSREGRFEISHLFAGVSQSPGPLALVGLVYLLLAFGIVIVAGLLFAAVFASMGSTMDLSTMDPNDIGIVFANPMILLPVLVAMLLGIPLAMAMFFAPSLVALDEVPVLKAFRLSFSGCLKNILPFLIYGLVAMVLVILGSLPLMLGLLVVVPVLTIAIYTAYRDIFYG